The genome window gccgcttgtatccgtgatcttgttTGTTCAGGCACAACCCACATGAGATAATAGCAAAATGGAGAACTGCTGCGTCGGGCGGCTAAACTTTCCCCCGAGCAGCAGATTGGCGGCAGCGATGTTATGGAGAGTCCCTCGAGGGGAGAGAAAAGAGAGTGGAGGGGATGTGTTGGATTTACTCATAATATTTTCATCTCGCCGTGTTGCATTCTACATTGCGGGGTGGGCTAAGTATGTTTGAGTATTTCTCTGATATTCTTGAtatgggaacaggtgggtgccatgatcgtgtataaaaggagcttccctgaagtcagtcgcaagcaaagatggggcgaggttcacctctttgtgaacaagtgcgtgagaaaatagtcagtttaaggacaatgttcctcaatgtacaattgcaaggaatttagggatttcatcatctgcgctacatccgtaagtgcaacttgaaactctactatgcaaagcaaaagccatttatcaacaacacccaaaaacgccgccggcttctcttggcccgagctcatcttagatggactgatgcaaagtggaaaagtgatctatggtccgacgagttcacatttcaaattgtttgtggaaattgtggacttcgtgtcctccgggccatagaggaaaagaaccatcaggactgttatggacgcaaagttcaaaagccagcatctgtgatggtatggggctatattagtgccaatggcatgggtaacttacacatttgtgaaggcaccagtAATGctgaagaattccacctacaaagcttcaacaattagtgtcctcagttcccaaacgtttattgaatgttgttaaaagaaaaggtgatgtaacacagtgataaacatgaccctgtcccagcttttttggaacgtgttgcagccataaaattcaaagttaatgattatttgctcaaaacaataacgtttatcagtttgaacattaaatatcttgtctttgtagtgtattcaattaaatataggttgaacatgatttgcaaatcattggattctgtgtgggttttctccgggcactccggtttcctctcacatcccaaaaacatgtgtggtcagttgattggagactctaaattgcccgtaggtgtgaatgtgagtgccaatggttgtttgtttatgtgtgccctgcgattggctggcaaccagttccgggtgtaccccgcctcctgcccgatgatagctggcataggctccagcactcccgtgaccctagtgaggataagcggctcagaaaatggatggatggatgtattctgtttttatttatgtttaacacaatgtcccaacttcattggaattggggttgtagtagtACGCTTAGAACTCGGCCCCCTGGTTGAATCACTGgtactagtaatgtttttccCACTACTAGTACCATTTTTGGCCGACTCTGCTCTATTCAACCTTCCTAGTAAACTACTGTCCTGCACTAATAGCCTCCTGGATTCTCGTAGTGACCCAAAAAGGCTCCCTAGTTGTTTTTCATTGTCCATAAAGCTGTTTTGAGTGTTTATTGGATATTCTTGATATGAAGATTGTCTGTCTACTAGTAGGCTCTTTGTCCtgactagtaagacaattcagcgcactagtagaatgactgtcttaTAAAATTTTctactactgtatgacatttctgcacactagttgGATAACTACATGTTACTGGGGGTGCTACTAGTCAGGTTCAGGAGGCTACTAGTGTCtgacacatacagtaccttCTAATTGTGAATAGTAATGTTATGCGTGCAGCACAGTAAGGTTTAATTAGTaggacaaaaatgacaaatatagtgggggaaaaaaactatcgTAAGACAGTCTACTGATGCGCCCTAGTCATTTTGCTACTGCGTTGCATTGAAAAAATGCGCTATGGAACTCTAAGGTCCATGTATTAGTACGGTCTTTGTCCTTACTAAGAAAACTACGTTTCTAATGAGGGAAAACTGTgcactactattactactactgaAGCGGTAACATTTTATCTTGTCACTAGTAGCACACAGTGGTAAACCATATGTACAATTTTGCCTCACGAACATGACCTACTAcaatgccaaagttgtcctacaaagtgtgcagaaatgttatTCATTAGTGAAAGGCActtgtggcaaaaaaataaacaagtatcccccccccccccacacacacacacacacacaaataatacacaagtatctgtacttgtacttAAGTTCAGCGTGTGAGTACTTTAAACACCTCTGGTTAAACGTGTgagcatgtttgtgtgtttgttgttggtgtgtttttttaggAGGGGGAGGGACAGCAGACATGtagagggaggggtcggggggGCAAGCAAGCATTACTTCTGCTCTGGTTAGCAAACACAACAGAAAAGAAACAACACAAAATTACACACACAgcttggcgtgtgtgtgtgtcgctagTTTGGCTTCACACCACCACCTAGAACAGATAGTGACACCTGcgctcaatgtgtgtgtgtgtgtgtgtgtgtgagtctagCTGGGCATCGGAAAAAAAATACCTCAAATAAGGGTTTCTGCGAATAAAAGGTTTGGGAATCGTAGGTGAATCCGTGAATGCCGATCGGGAATATGCGGGGGCCCGCTGTACACGaagaagacggtcacaactgctcagtaaactgcagtaatattggtcattttttcccacaatatACCGTacgcctgtgagtgttgttatattgcctgtctatatgtgttgctgcaatttttttctcgcaattcaagacaaaaaaaaatcggccAAGCGATGGCTCGCATCTCGAAAAACCTGTGAGTCATGTCActcgtaagtcgaggtaccgCTGTTGTATACTTGTATGTTGTGAGGTTCTGTGTAGGGTTGTTCTGTATTGAGCGGTTTTGTGTAATGCCGTTCTACATTGTGTGGCGCCAAAGCAGTACTTTTACtcttagacatggctttggccggAGCATAACAAGCAACAAGCAAATAGGTGAGTGAATTACAGTggagaggttaaaaaaaacacacacacacacacagagaaaaactTCTGAatagcgggggaacactgtGATAAAAAACTGGAAGTGATGAAGCTGTCACATGTTTGGAAAGTTTTGAGAAGGGGAggagggaggatgaggaggatgaaaggagggggtggaggaggaggaagaggggaaCAGAGcgccccccctctctctctctctctccctctctctctctctctctctctctctctctctctacttgTCTTCTTCTTTCATTCCCTCCACTGTGAgcgagccgagccgagccgacCCGGACCGGACCGCATCAAGCCCCTGAACGGATCACCGTGCGCGGCTGGAGGCGATGGAGCCGTGAGCCGAACCGAACCGAACCGAACCGAGTAGAGCCGAGGGGCGATGCTGCCGAGTGAAGAagactcctcttcctcctcttcttctatttcttcttcttctttttcttcttcacacgCACGTTCCTGTGCTGTGGATTGCGCGTGCACGCCGAGCATGGAGACGAGCTCGTGCACAGGAAGCTGCCGCCGCCGAGGCACGCGGATGGCACGCGCGCtcccgccgctgctgctgctgttgcacTTCATCTCTGTGCACGGTAAGGAGAGTAACGTGCACACCCCTGCAGGCCGCGCGCGCACACGTCAACTGCTTGTCAACGTGGACGCGCGCTGACAAGCAGCCGACACGCGCGTGCGGACGAACGTGCGCCTCTGGCGTTTGTGATGCACATACGCGCACGGAGAAATGAGGGCGCGTGACGAGACAGATGTTCACTTATTAGTACACTTGAAATCAGGTCAGCGCaccgtgcacgcacgcacacgcgcggcGGCCGGCGGCCACGGGACGCAGATGGGTGTCGGCGTGCACGCGCACATCACAAAGAAGATTAATGTGcgcatgaataatgcatgaggGAAAGACGGGGTGGACGCGCACGTATACGGACGCGCGCACGGACattctgacacacacaaaagcacggCGACGGACTCTTTGTCTGCCAGGTGGGCTGCGCGCACGTCAAATACCCACAGGCGCGCGTACGAGAGGCAGACAGCCACAGCACGCTGAACTTGTTtacagttatttttaaaaacagatacAGATTTCACTTCAAATCTACATTGAGTATAGCacagtgatttcatttattatttatttgagtCAATAAATGATTAAGTATTTGAGTCTGTAAACGACTCAGTAAGTGTCTTAATATGTGACTCATTAAGTGACTTTGTCTGTAATTAGGTGACACCTAATTTATTTACTCTGAGTTATTTAGTATGTGACTCTGGAAATGACTTAGGTTGGTGACTTCGTATTTGACTCAAAAGTTGAATAAGTGGTTTACTGAGTGACTCTGTAAATGATTTAGTATGTGACAGAGAAAGTGACTCAGAAGGTGACTGAGTACATGATTCATTCAGAGATATGGGTCAGTCCGTGATTGAGTATGTGACTTAGTATGTGACTCAGTAAGTCATTTAGTGTGTGACTCAGTGATTTAGTATATGACTCAAAGTGATTCAGCGTGTGATTTAGTATGTGACTCTGTATGTGATTCATCTAAGATACTTTGTGATTTAGTCTGTAATGAGTGTGTGACTCTGAAAGTAAATCGGTAAGAATTGACTGAGTATGTGACTCAGCAACTGACTTTGATTGTGACTCAGTAACTGACTTATTAGGTGACACAGAAAGTGGTTTATAATGTGATCCTCTAAGTGATTCGTTAAGTGATTTAGTATGTAACTCAATATGTGACTCAGTAACGAACTCAGTGATTTAGTATGTGACTCAGTAAGTGTCCTAGTCAGTGCCTGAGTATGTAAGTCAATATGTGTTTGAGTACATGACTCAGTCAGTGATTTACAATGTAACTCAGTCACTGACTTAGTATCTGACTGTGGAAGTGATTCAGTATATGCTCAGTAAGTGGCCCAGTAAGTGCTTTAGTACGTGACTCAAGATGTGACGAATAAAGTGAGTCAGTCTGCGATTTAGTCTGTAATTGAGTCTGTGACTCAGTGATTTACTATGTGACTCAATAATTGAATGAGCATGTGACTCAAGAAGTGGTTTATAATGTGATCCACTAAGTGATTGGTTAAGTGATTTAGTCACATACTCAGTCACTTACTAGGACACTTACTGAGTCGTATACTAAATCACTGAATCATATACTGATGTGATCCACTAAGTGATTGGTTAAGTGATTTAGTATGTGACTCAATAAGTAACTCAGTATATGATTCAGTGATTTAGTATATGACTCAGTAAGTGTCCTAGTAAGTGACTGAGTGTGTGAGTCAATACGTGTGTGAGTACATGACTTAGTCAGTGATTTAGAATGTAGCTCAGTCATTGACTTAGTATGTGACTGTGGAAGTGATTTCGTATGTGATCAGTAAGTGATTTAGTATCTGGTCAGGAAATCACTCATTGAGTGACTTAGTATGTGACTGATTCACTACTGATGGAAGTACAATATACTGACTCAACAGCAACCCTTTATTCATGACATACTTTCATGTACTTGtgggtgtgtgcgcgcacgtgtcATCGATTAGCATCCGAAGCTTCTGTGAGTTAAGCTAATGCTAAACTATTTTAGGTTGTACCTTAGCCGCATGCTAATGGCCATGCTTCAAAGTTGGAGCGCGTCATtcaggggtgtgtgtgtgagtgcgagtggCATCATCATTCCCACACCTGTCTCCGctcgcctcctcctccttcttgttGCGCTGCAAAGGAACCCGATGAACTCAAAGCCGCTGTATCTGCATCCCGCCGCAGGAAGCGAGCCGTCGCCGTGGAAACTGCATCTCTCTTTGTGAGCTGTGTGTGGTCGTGATGGAGTAGTGTGCAGGTAGCGACCTTGTTACCTGGCAGGCAAatacaaaactaaaacaatcaTGCAGACTGTATATCGGTTcagttgtaccttgacttacgagtgcttAAGAGTTTTCCGAGCCAAAATTTTAGTTATGAGCGAGTTTCAGATACGGCGCTGCTCGAGTGACGTgaaagaaaaagtcacaattaGTACTAACGTGATTAAAACTCAAAAGTCAAGGTAACAAGGAtcctcaactggtgggtcgccCACAGCTGGTTAAAAATTGTCAGTTTACGATGGTACCGACATACGATATTTCCAGGTTACAGATGGCGTTTTCGCAAGGTACAAGACGGCACGCTCAGTTAGTGTCGTATTTACTGGTTTCCAATGTTTTATATTCTTGGCCGATAACTGTTTTGTACTATAATTTTGACTACACTAGGGTATGATAGTGATAGACCAAGGCACATTCGGACTTGCATACAAATTTGGGTCCCAGGGTCACGACAGTTGAGAACCTATGATGTAACATATTGTTCTCTAATGACGCAGTATAGATACACTGGCATCAAATACTGATATTGTAATGAATCAGAAGTTTATCTCTGATCATTTAGTATTGATACATTGACATCAAATATGGATATCGTAATGTATCGTTTCATTATGTGTTAAAATCAGCAGCATCAAATATTGATATATCACTTATTTCTTGCAATGCAGCATTGATACATTGGCCTTCAATATCGATGTTGTGATGTATCGTGTCTTTTCCTCTAACAATACAATATTGATACACTAGCATCAAATATCTCTATTAGTATAACACACTGTACAATAATCTCTTATGGTATGGTAtttacttgtgtatttttgtcaagaagaaacggtacttttactccattacttTGTGCTAAATGCCTTGCATTTGCACATTCCTGATTTAATACTTTTTGTCTAGTTGTCGTTCgtgctttgatttaaaaaaaaaaaaaaaaaatgaaagttacTCAGTACGAGtagttttgttttcctgaacacttcagtgttttatttggagggctactttttacttttacttgggtcatattattctaaagtaacagtactctacTTTTGAGTAGAGTAGTTGCTACTGTCCCCACCTCAGCTAATGTAAATTATCACTATAGTCATCTATCGTGTCCTTATCTCTTAGCATACATTATCAATATACCAGCGTCAAACATACTACGATAAGTTATGTATCATATGATGAATTCTTACAATACACTATCGATACCACTCCATCAAATGTTGATATGTATGGTATCATTTTCGCTAACGATACAGTATCGATATACCAGCACCAAATGTCGCTTAGCGATTGCATTCTCTCTTCTGACGTATCAGTAcaccaattttttaaattctcatATCTTGCTGTACAGTGTTGACACAATAGTATAAAATATGGATATTGTAATGGATCAATATAGCAGCAGCAAACATCGGTATTAAGATTCATTgtcgtgtgcgcgcgtgcgtgtgcagcAGTGGACTGTGGGTCATCTGCGAGGATTTAACCCATGAATAACCTTAATGGCGAACTGAAAAATGACTACGATGTGTTCCGAAAGCCCGTCTCATACCACAAAGCAgatgttctgtgtgtgtgtatgtgcacgcgcgtgtgtgtgtgtgtgtgtgtggtaggaAATGAAAGCTGTGTATCCATGGCAACAGATGCTGCTGATCCCGCTGGACGGAGGACCGCTGCGCCATCATGCTTGCGAGCTTCTGTGCGGCTGCCATAAAAAACCCAATAAAAGCACATGTTTTATTGGGTCCACTGTGTGTTGACGACATTCTCGTTTCCACCACATCAAAACATTTCGGATCAGAAGGAAAACCCAAAGTGACTGAATCCAGTTGGAGGAAGGAAAATATTCCTCCGACCACAATTTGGAATTCATGTCATCGCATCAGGATAAACTTCATTGTCCCCTTGTGAAGCGTTTGCAACCaccatacatacatgcatgagtgctgagcatttattcaagaTCGATGAcagcctgtgtttgtgtgtgtgtgtgtttgtctgtttgtgtctgtgtgttgaaGCCGATGATGGTGTCCTTGCTAATCTTTAATCTGTACTGTCGAGTGTTGGGAGTGCATTAGTCAACTACTCCTTTAATCCATCCCTTAATGCCTCACGCGTCAAGTGATGTCACCCATGTCATTCCGGAGTGTGTGCGCCTGTGTGTCTGTTGAGTTCactttatatttttgtgtgtttacaggAGTCGTCATAGCGACCAACACCACTGAGCTGACTGCCGTCCTGAACGGGACCGCCCCACTTAGTGATCAGGACGGTCCTACTGATGTTAGCCATGCGGTCACCATGGGAACCGGCCCCGGCGGTTCCGTCAACACTGTGACGCCCAGGGCGGGCCGCGTGCCTCGGGACGGCGGCGTGGGCGAGGAGCAGGAGCTGAGCAGCGGCATGTTTGGCGAAGCGCCGGTGCCCGAAGTGGGCGGCACGCTCTCGCCATCTGAGATCGGCCCCGATTCGGTGGAGGCGGAGCTGCTGTTGCCTGGCAACCGTCTGCCAGGCGATGTCACGGGCGAGGAGCCTGTGCCGCGTAGCGACCCGCCGTGGATCCACGCCAAGGACACGGCCGTGTTCGACCTGGACCGGCCGTCCGCCgccgccccgccgccgcccgccaCCGCCCAACTCGACGTCCTCCACGTGGACTTTTTCGATCCCGCCTCCCGTGGACGTAACATGGACTTGGGTCCGCGTCCCACCTCGTCGTTGGCCCACGAGCTCCAGGGCGGCGACCCGACATCCTGGGCCATGCCGGACAGCTACGACTACTTGACCCCGTATGAGGACGGGGTGTCTCCCACCAGCGACAAGTACCCCGACAGCACCACAGACGACGTTGGCTCTCCAGCTCGCCCCAGACCGGCGGGTCCCGCCTCCTTTCTGCCGAACGGGCCCCGGCGCGCCCCCCCGGCCACCTCCCCGGTGGACGGCTCTGACGGAATGGGCGGCTGTCGCCCCGGCTATCAGATGATCAACGCTACTTGTCGCTCCCCTTGCGACTTTGACCCCAACTTCTGCTACAATGGAGGACAGTGTTACCTGCTGGAAGACTCCGGGACATTCTGCAggtaacacacacacctgaCATCATCCgtgtaacatactgtacatgtgactCTATATTTGTCACATACGCTGTACAGTGAACGAGGAATGGGAATTAATAATCGCAATAATTCCATTCCTAGGAATCGTTCATTTGTGTGCCTGATGAGACCGCTTACCGAGTCCTCTGATGTCGCAAATTATTGATGACATCACACGCAAGAAGTATATTTGAGTTTTGGTTTCCAACATGGTGTCAAGGCAGAAGCGCTCTAAAGTTTTTACCTTGCAACACTTGCAAAGCTTTAATTTCAACAAAGGAAATTGCGGAACTACAGATATATAACGATATATATTGTAgactaatatacagtataaacatcTACGTACGATATAACCCTCTATCGTATCAATAATCGATGAGAGAACCGATAACGAATCGACTCAAACACCAGTATAGCTAATCGAATCGGAATTGCTGAATTCTTATCAATTCAGTCATCTTTCGCCCCACCCATTATATCACAGATTGTTAAgcgatttttatgtttttttacagtataaagGCAAGTCCAAAATTTAGATTtacttcagtgtagtaccatgttgtgccacaacatgccgggcagcactgaggtctactggaagtgGTACAGTGTAATTAAGAGCAATAAGAGGAGGCAAAAAGGACGCTGATTCCACAGTGCAGAGGCAATATACAGAATGCCCGTTAgttttgttgtatgctctgttcgtatgtgttgctgcttcgtgtgtgttaaagtagtcGTTGTATAACATCTATGCTCGTTTCAGCTAGCCCATCATTGGCATCTCACATTATATATTAGCAATAAGCTAGCTGACTTTTTGTTGGACAAAATAAATATggtttagttgaacatttttttggtttaaatatatcaaccccaattccagtgaagttgggacgttgtgtaaaatgtaaattaagaaCAGAATACATCTACATCTGTCTTTGTCCCAGCTTTtagggaacgtgttgcaggaatcaaattcaaaatgagtgaataattgtaaaaaacGTAAAAATAAGGTTtgtgagtttgaacattaaatatcttgtctttgtagtgtatgctATTGAATATAGGgtgaaaggatttgcaaatcattttattgagtttttatttacatttttacacaatgtccgcGCTTCATTGGAAGTAGGATTCGCACAATGTTTGACTCCTGCACGGGTGGGTCTGCAACTTATCCCCCTCGACATAACATAAACATGACATCAAATACATTGAACATTTACGTCACACATTTAAGATAAATATCATATATGCTGTACATACGCCTGACCTCATGTCAAATGCTTTAAATATATGCAACATGGTCCATGTGCCATCATAGATGTAACACACAGGTGATACCATACATCTGACATCATACACATGACACATGTTACATCAAGCATTTTTTATGCATGTGTTatctacagtgtgtgtgtgtgtaaacacaCTTGATTCATTCACACAAGAGACGTCAAAGGGAGACATTTCACTTTAGAAAGAGAAAGACGAGAGGAAGAAAATGTCAACAGATGAGAAACACTCAGAGGTGGAGCACAAACTCAATGAGTCACAACTTTTCAACACTGCCAGCGCGCGTGTGCGTactatgcgtgtgtgtgtgcgtcctgCAGCTTGATGTAATTAAGTTTGCATGGAGTGTGTATCCATTTTACATTTCACAGAAACACAGTCGCAATAATAAAACCATCTGCACGGACAGCCACACGCGCACGCACTGTTGctgcctgtgtttgtgtgtgtgtgtgcgtgtttgtgtgtcagggTTCACTTACAGTCAATGAGTTCATAGGTCAAAGACACAAGAGAGTTGCGACTGCCAGCAAGGTTGCAACAAGAGAGACACACAATCATacgcactgacacacacactgtttTTGCCAAAGATTTCTGACGTGTTCCACTgatgacacacacaaagttcTGCAGGGTGTGTTTGAtttcataccaaaaaaaaaaaatggagggggggggggcagagggGAGGACACATGAGGGGTCGGGGCGGGATGGGGGCAGCAGCGAGATGGCTCGAGGGGCGGAGATGAAGtggaagaaaaatgtcaaaagtattttttttcagtatgtgATGGAATGAGAAAGATTCTGCTGCTCAGGCTGAGTTGCCGTGACAACCAGCACATCCCACATACCCCCCCCTCCTCACTCTCTACTTtgcgacaccccccccccccccctaccatTCTCTTACATAAACCACCTTTGTCAGCGACTCTGCGTTCACACTCTCATTGACATGTATGACCACGCACTTAAGCGTGTCGTCATGGTAACTAGCTCAACGACCATGCAACGTGCTTAACAGGTCGTCGTGGTAACGCTCACTGTCGATGTAACATGACATGTCAGTGTAACATGAAACATGTAATGGTAACGCACAATCACAGTACgcatgttgtcatggtaaccCCATCAACATCGACAACACAATAGACATGGCATCAACACACTTGTAACACACTTAAGATGAAGTTATGGTGACATGCTTAATGTCAATGTAACCCACTCAACGTCAATGTAACATTTTCTCTGTCAATGTAACACACAAAACATTGCCATGGTAACACACTTAACACCAATGTAACACACCATGATGACACTGAACGTCAGTGTAGCACATTGTCGTCACGGTAACACAGTGGAGGTTTAACGCCAATGTAACACACCATGATGACACTAAACGTCAGTGTAACACATTGTCGTCACGGTAACACAGTGGAGGTGAGGCTAAGTGTTAATGGCTATTCAACCTCTCCTTCAGGTGCAACGTTCAAGACTACATCTGGCACAAAGGTGCCCGCTGTGAGGCGGTGGTGACGGAGTTCCAGGTCATGTGTCTGGCGGTGGGCGTGTCGGCCGTGGTGGTCCTGCTGCTCTTCATGATGGTGGTCTGCTTCGCCAAGAAGCTCCACGTACTCAAGACAGAGAATAAGAAGCTGCGCAGACGCAGGTGAGGCAGCCATCTTAACGTCAAATAAACCCAGAACACTCGGGAATTCTTACTATTAGGGAGACTTGGGGACCAAGACCAGACTCGAATGTTGAAAATCCGTCAATAATTCACGTCCCCCTCAAAATGAGTAACCCGCTGCGAACGAAAGTGGGCCAACTCCATTTTGCAGAACAGTGATTTTAAGTTTCATGCCTGCCGCCCAATTGCTGACACTAAATGTTTGGTTTAATAGTGGTCTAAGTCAAACACAGTTTAACATTTGTCAAATCtataaatattttatcaaaGATGACACATAACATTCACTTATACTAGATGCACTTGCATCTAGGCCAAACAAGTGCATGATGCAATATTGGGCTACCCTctatatgtaaaaaaatgtaactaaacCTTGAAATAGAACAGTGTTCACCtaaaaaagatcattttaccCCACTCATTTCAGCACTTAActtaaaaatgatcaaatggAGTTCGTCCACACCTCACTTTCAACCCTAAATATACCGCGAACTATGATCCTGAAACACTTTAGTATCGTTTCAAACTTGTCTTAgaacattatccttaaaaatacagtaaatggctTACAAtc of Phycodurus eques isolate BA_2022a chromosome 4, UOR_Pequ_1.1, whole genome shotgun sequence contains these proteins:
- the LOC133401545 gene encoding chondroitin sulfate proteoglycan 5-like isoform X2, translated to MLPSEEDSSSSSSSISSSSFSSSHARSCAVDCACTPSMETSSCTGSCRRRGTRMARALPPLLLLLHFISVHGVVIATNTTELTAVLNGTAPLSDQDGPTDVSHAVTMGTGPGGSVNTVTPRAGRVPRDGGVGEEQELSSGMFGEAPVPEVGGTLSPSEIGPDSVEAELLLPGNRLPGDVTGEEPVPRSDPPWIHAKDTAVFDLDRPSAAAPPPPATAQLDVLHVDFFDPASRGRNMDLGPRPTSSLAHELQGGDPTSWAMPDSYDYLTPYEDGVSPTSDKYPDSTTDDVGSPARPRPAGPASFLPNGPRRAPPATSPVDGSDGMGGCRPGYQMINATCRSPCDFDPNFCYNGGQCYLLEDSGTFCRCNVQDYIWHKGARCEAVVTEFQVMCLAVGVSAVVVLLLFMMVVCFAKKLHVLKTENKKLRRRSKYRPTSEAHNDNFSLSTIAEGSHPNDDPNSHNKLEEPLKAPAKEDDALNIHNALTPKHDNHKLLGDDDSEVNSLQNNMM
- the LOC133401545 gene encoding chondroitin sulfate proteoglycan 5-like isoform X1 — its product is MLPSEEDSSSSSSSISSSSFSSSHARSCAVDCACTPSMETSSCTGSCRRRGTRMARALPPLLLLLHFISVHGVVIATNTTELTAVLNGTAPLSDQDGPTDVSHAVTMGTGPGGSVNTVTPRAGRVPRDGGVGEEQELSSGMFGEAPVPEVGGTLSPSEIGPDSVEAELLLPGNRLPGDVTGEEPVPRSDPPWIHAKDTAVFDLDRPSAAAPPPPATAQLDVLHVDFFDPASRGRNMDLGPRPTSSLAHELQGGDPTSWAMPDSYDYLTPYEDGVSPTSDKYPDSTTDDVGSPARPRPAGPASFLPNGPRRAPPATSPVDGSDGMGGCRPGYQMINATCRSPCDFDPNFCYNGGQCYLLEDSGTFCRCNVQDYIWHKGARCEAVVTEFQVMCLAVGVSAVVVLLLFMMVVCFAKKLHVLKTENKKLRRRSKYRPTSEAHNDNFSLSTIAEGSHPNKTMSRYTWECKTKEESDCEDDPNSHNKLEEPLKAPAKEDDALNIHNALTPKHDNHKLLGDDDSEVNSLQNNMM
- the LOC133401545 gene encoding chondroitin sulfate proteoglycan 5-like isoform X4 encodes the protein MLPSEEDSSSSSSSISSSSFSSSHARSCAVDCACTPSMETSSCTGSCRRRGTRMARALPPLLLLLHFISVHGVVIATNTTELTAVLNGTAPLSDQDGPTDVSHAVTMGTGPGGSVNTVTPRAGRVPRDGGVGEEQELSSGMFGEAPVPEVGGTLSPSEIGPDSVEAELLLPGNRLPGDVTGEEPVPRSDPPWIHAKDTAVFDLDRPSAAAPPPPATAQLDVLHVDFFDPASRGRNMDLGPRPTSSLAHELQGGDPTSWAMPDSYDYLTPYEDGVSPTSDKYPDSTTDDVGSPARPRPAGPASFLPNGPRRAPPATSPVDGSDGMGGCRPGYQMINATCRSPCDFDPNFCYNGGQCYLLEDSGTFCRCNVQDYIWHKGARCEAVVTEFQVMCLAVGVSAVVVLLLFMMVVCFAKKLHVLKTENKKLRRRRMIPIPITSWRSR
- the LOC133401545 gene encoding chondroitin sulfate proteoglycan 5-like isoform X3, with translation MLPSEEDSSSSSSSISSSSFSSSHARSCAVDCACTPSMETSSCTGSCRRRGTRMARALPPLLLLLHFISVHGVVIATNTTELTAVLNGTAPLSDQDGPTDVSHAVTMGTGPGGSVNTVTPRAGRVPRDGGVGEEQELSSGMFGEAPVPEVGGTLSPSEIGPDSVEAELLLPGNRLPGDVTGEEPVPRSDPPWIHAKDTAVFDLDRPSAAAPPPPATAQLDVLHVDFFDPASRGRNMDLGPRPTSSLAHELQGGDPTSWAMPDSYDYLTPYEDGVSPTSDKYPDSTTDDVGSPARPRPAGPASFLPNGPRRAPPATSPVDGSDGMGGCRPGYQMINATCRSPCDFDPNFCYNGGQCYLLEDSGTFCRCNVQDYIWHKGARCEAVVTEFQVMCLAVGVSAVVVLLLFMMVVCFAKKLHVLKTENKKLRRRSKYRPTSEAHNDNFSLSTIAEGSHPNKTMSRYTWECKTKEESDCEFHADGRKEGSYPVTMEVTYPHVLPEVTI